The genomic region CTTTCAGCAAGCTTTTCCAGTCGGTAGAGGCAGATATCGTTACCTTTAACGTCGGGACTGCCGCAGGCGCTACCAGCACCAGATCGTTACCCAGCAGGGTGACACGGCTGGCAGGATCGATGCTTTTTTTGTCTGCCACATAGTCCATCCACTGTTGGTCCGCAGAAATAAACAGATCGGCCGGCGCACCCTGTTCAATCTGACGAGCCAGCGTTGAGGAAGAGGCAAAAGAACTGACCACCTTTACGTCTTTGCCTTTTTGGTATTGATCCGCAATATTGTCGAGCGCGTTGGTCAATGATGCCGCAGCAAACACGGTAATATTATCTGCCGCAGACACCTGCATGACAGCACAGGCACCGATCGCGGTACACAAAACAAAATGGTGTAATTTCACGGACATGGTGTTCTCCAGAGAGGATCGTTACACGTCTGATACTATAACGAAGCAAAAAACACTGTCACTGGAATTATCGGCAGGAATGGCCGGAAGTTGAACCGATGCAAAAAACAAACGCCCGTTGATGCGGGCGTGAGGAGGCAGAGAGATTACCGGCGATTCTTCGCGAGCTGGTCATCACGATGACCTATTTTAGAGATAACGTTAAAGATTTCACCCAGTCCATAAATCAGCCCCAGGATGATTGCCATGGCCACGGGCACCATCAGAATAGCCTCACCAAGACCAATCAGTAATTCCAGCATGATTGTCTCCATTGCCGTTTGGCAGAAAGGGGCCATTGTATCGGCAACAAAAAAAACTGCACTGCCCTTTTGTGCGTTTTATTTTTATCAGCATAACACCGCCTGTGCGGCATCGAAAACCCTGTGAACGTTTGACACGCGCCGGACAGACTGTCCATAGTCTGTAGACAAGGCATTAAATGGAATAAACCATGTCAACATTGCATATTTCGCAAAGTCTTTTTTATCTTAATGAGTACCGCAATCTGACGCTGGGTGATATTACCCTTAATGTCGGTGAAAGCCGGGCTTTTGTGGGGGCTAACGGTAGCGGTAAGTTTTCGCTGGCGCGTGTGTTATCGGGTGAACTGAACGCAATCAAGGGCGATGTAGTCAATCAGTTCTCCCGCCCTGTCCGGCTTTCTCCTGAACAGCTGCAAGCGCTGGTTGCCGATGAATGGCAGCGCAATAACACCGATATGCCCGGCGTGGACGAAGATGATACCGGGCTAACCACTCAGCAAATCATCGAGGAGAGAATAAAAATTCGGCTCTCTGCCAGCGTCTGTCCGGGCAGTCTGGCATCAACCACCTGCTGGCGTGTCGTTTCAAATATCTCTCTACCGGGGAAACCCGTAAAGCCTTGCTGTGTCAGGCACTGATGTCGCCGCATGATTTGTTAATTCTTGATGATCCTTTCAACGGGCTGGATGTGGCTTCCCGATCCAGTCTGGCTGACGTGCCGGCGATCCTTCATCAGCAGGGCGCCACCGTGGTGCTGATTTTAAATCGTTTTGATGAGATTCCTGCCTTTACCGGCCAGGTTGGTGTCCTGGCCGAATGTACGTTGAGCCATACTGGCCTGCACGATGATGTTCTGGCAGAAGCGCTGGTTGCTCAATTAGCTCACAGCGAAAATCCGCAGAGCATCATGCTACCGGAAGCAGACAATATTAAAGAGGCCAGCATGGCCGCGACTGTTCCCCCGTTATGCTGCGTAATGGCGTGGTGAGCTGGAATGATAAAATGCAACAGGACGATCTCTGAAAATTTCCGGGCTTGAAATCTATTGAACACTGGCCCGGCAAACCCAGACCATTCAGTAAAAATCATTCAAAAACAGAGTGTAACGTCACAGGGGCATTTTCATCGGATCGGGATACTGATAGTCAAATCCCAGTTCCTGACATAGTCTGCTGCCGTCGATCAGTTTTCCGCTGCCCGCGTCCGTTTGCGCCATAAAAACGGGCGGCGTGAGGCCGAGCTGGCGGGCAACGGCCGGATAAAACACGTTGCGCGCAGGATGTGCCGATGCACTAAGATTGTAGACACGCCCCCCTTTGGGCGTTTGCAGTAACAGCGTTATAGCGCTGATCACATCGTCCAGATGAACCAGATTGACCCCATGACTGCCGTCGGCAAGGCCAGTTTTTCCGGCAAGAAAGCGGCCCGGATGGCGTCCAGGCCCCACCAGCCCGGCAAGGCGAAGAACATCCACCGAGGTGCCAGGTAAATCATGCAGCCAGGCTTCCAGCTCTTTCAACGTTTTGCCTGCTACCGTAGTGGGTTGCAGCGGGCTGTTCTCCTTCATTGCCCCTTCGCCATTGCCATAAACTGATGTTGAGCTGGTAAAAATAATTCTGGGGATCTTAAAGGACAGCGCGCTGTCGACCATTTGCTGAACCGCCAGAAGGTAGGCTCCACTTCCTTCCGCTGTCCGGCTTACCGGTAAGGTAATCACCAGCGCATCCGCGTTTAATAATGCTTTGAGATCGTCTGCTTTACAGACCAGCTCGGGGTTCAGCTTCAGGCAATAGCCCTCAATGCCGCACTTTCTTACTGCTTCCACTCCGTCCGCGGTGGTTTTGGTGCCGGTGACATGCCAGCCGTGCGCCATCAATGATAATCCCAGCGGCATCCCCAGCCAGCCCAAACCGACTATCGCAACTTTTCTCATCTTTTCTGCTCCCATGACTATTCACACTGACAAACGCTACATTACGCCAGCCCGACATGAATGATAACCTGCAGATGATGGGAGAATTTTTCATGGTTGACAAAAAAATGTTGCGTGTGGGACGCAATCTGGTTAGGTTATCGCTCACGAAATAAATATCCATTCATCCAGGAAAATTTATGAAACGCGTTCAGTTTAACCATCATCATCACCATCATCCTGACTAGCCTTTCAGGCGATGTGTGCTGGAAGACATTCAGGATCTTCCAGTGGTGCAGGACGTGAGAGAGCCCCCGGAAGATCGCCTTCCGGGGTTTTTTTTTGGGCTATTAAAATGCGCTGTGAGCTACGCACTACGGCTCCAGTCAGACAGGTAAAGAGGATAAGTACCATGTTAGATAACACCCGTTTACGCATAGCTATGCAAAAATCTGGCCGTTTAAGTGATGATTCCCGCGAAATGCTGGCGCGCTGCGGAATAAAAATTAATTTACAGCAGCAGCGCCTGATAGCTTTCGCAGAAAACATGCCAATTGATATTTTGCGCGTACGCGACGACGACATTCCCGGTCTGGTTATGGACGGCGTGGTAGATTTGGGCATTATTGGTGAAAATGTCCTCGAAGAAGAATTACTTACCCGACGTGCCCAGGGCGAAGATCCGCGCTATTTTACCCTGCGTCGCCTCGATTTTGGTGGTTGCCGCCTGTCGCTGGCAATGCCCGTTGATGATGAATACACGGGGCCGAAATGTTTACAAAACACCCGTATTGCCACCTCGTATCCTCACCTTCTCAAGAAGTATCTCGACAAACAGGGCGTTTCATTTAAGTCATGCCTGCTTAATGGTTCCGTTGAAGTCGCCCCACGGGCGGGTCTGGCCGATGCAATTTGCGATCTGGTTTCCACCGGAGCAACCCTTGAAGCCAACGGCCTGCGTGAAGTCGACGTGATTTACCGCTCCAAAGCCTGCCTAATTCAACGGGATGGCGAAATGCCAGCGGCAAAGCAGGAGCTGATAGATAAACTGCTGACGCGAATCCAGGGCGTAATTCAGGCTCGTGAGTCAAAATATATCATGCTGCACGCACGCGGCGACCGCCTGGAAGATATCATTTCTCTGCTGCCGGGTGCTGAACGCCCTACCGTATTGCCGCTGGCCGGGGATCAAAGCCGCGTTGCCGTTCATATGGTCAGTAGCGAAACGCTGTTCTGGGAAACCATGGAAAAACTGAAAACCTTGGGTGCCAGTTCGATTCTGGTATTGCCCATTGAGAAGATGATGGAGTAATTCATGACTGACTTTGCCACCCCCATCGACTGGCAGACATGCACGCCAGAACAACAGCAGGCGCTGTTAAGCCGTCCCGCCCTCAGCGCTTCTGACAGTATCGCGCTAACCGTGCGCGATATTATCGAAAAGGTCAAAGCAGAAGGCGACGCCGCCCTGCGCCACTACAGTGCCACCTTTGACAAGACTGACGTAACCGCGCTGCGCGTCACTGAGCAACAGATTGCCGATGCCACCGCGCGACTGAGTGATGAGATTAAACAGGCGATGGTGGTTGCGGTCGGTAATATTGAAACCTTTCACCTCGCGCAGAGATTGCCACCGGTCGATATTGAGACCCAGCCCGGCGTGCGCTGCCAGCAGATCACGCGTCCGCTCGCTTCCGTAGGCTTGTATATTCCGGGCGGCTCCGCACCGCTGTTCTCCACTGTACTCATGCTGGCAACACCAGCCCGCATAGCCGGTTGCCAGCGGGTAGTTCTCTGCTCACCGCCGCCGATTGCCGACGAAATTCTCTATGCGGCAACGCTCTGTGGCGTGGAAGAGATCTTTCAGGCTGGCGGCGCACAGGGCATTGCCGCACTGGCACTGGGGACTGAGTCAGTCCCTAAAGTGGATAAAATTTTCGGACCGGGCAATGCTTACGTCACGGAAGCAAAACGTCAGGTCAGCCAGCGACTGGACGGTGCCGCCATTGATATGCCGGCTGGCCCTTCAGAAGTGCTGGTGATCGCCGATGACGAGGCAACGCCCGATTTTGTTGCCTCAGACCTGCTTTCACAGGCCGAGCACGGCCCTGATTCTCAGGTCATTCTGTTGACGCCTTCATTACAGATGGCCGAAGCCGTGGCTGCAGCCGTCGCGCAACAGCTGACCACGCTGCCTCGTGCGGAAACGGCAAGAAAAGCGCTGGAAAGCAGCAGGCTGATCGTGGCAGAAGATATGCCACAGTGCGTGGAAATCAGTAATCGTTACGGGCCTGAACACCTGATTATCCAGACCCGCAACGCCCGCGATTGGGTCGGGCATATCACCAGTGCCGGGTCGATATTTCTTGGAGACTGGTCGCCGGAATCCGCAGGTGACTATGCTTCCGGGACTAACCATGTGCTGCCAACTTACGGCTACACGTCAACCTGCTCCAGCCTTGGGCTCGCTGACTTTCAGAAGCGCATGACGGTGCAGGAGCTTACTAAAGAAGGATTCCGTGCGCTGGCCCCCACCATTGAGATCCTTGCCGCCGCAGAGCAGCTTATCGCCCACAAAAATGCCGTTACCCTGCGTCTTAACGCGCTTAAGGAGCAAAAATGAGCACCCCGATTGAGCAGCTTGCACGCGCGAATGTGCGGGCACTTATCCCTTATCAGTCTGCCCGACGTCTGGGCGGAAATGGCGATGTATGGTTAAACGCCAATGAATATCCGCTGGCGGTACCCTTTAACCTCAGCCAGCAGACGCTGAACCGCTATCCTGAATGCCAGCCAAAATTGGTGATTGAACGCTATGCCGCTTACGCTGGCGTCACCCGCGACCAGCTGCTGGTCAGCCGGGGAGCCGATGAAGGGATTGAGCTGCTGATCCGCGCCTTCTGCGAACCGGGCAAAGATGCCGTGCTGTTTTGTCCACCCACCTACGGTATGTACAGCGTCAGCGCGGAGACCTTTGGTGTCGAATATCGCACGGTAGAAGCGCAGAACAGCTGGCAGCTGAATCTTCCGGCTATTTCGCAGAAGCTGGATGGCGTCAAGCTCGTCTACGTTTGCAGCCCCAATAATCCTACTGGCAACCTGATTAACCCGGAGGACATTCGTCAGTTGCTGGAGATGACCCGTGGTAAGGCGCTGGTGGTGGCCGATGAAGCCTATATAGAGTTTTGCCCGCAGGCCACACTCAGCGGCTGGTTAAAAGCGTACCCGCATCTGGTTATTTTACGCACGCTGTCAAAAGCCTTTGCCCTCGCCGGGCTACGCTGTGGCTTTACCCTGGCCAATGCGGACGTCATTGCGCTACTGATGAAGGTCATTGCGCCTTATCCGCTGGCGACACCGGTTGCCGATATCGCGGCGCTGGCCCTGAGCGATGACGGTCTGGACCTGATGCGAGAACACGTCAGTACGCTTATCACCAACCGCGAGAAGCTAATCGCCGATCTGCGCAACTGCCCCTGCGTTGAACATGTCTGGAACAGTGACACCAACTATGTGCTGGCACGGTTTTCTGCCTCAGGCATGGTCTTTAAAACACTGTGGGATCAGGGCATTATTCTGCGTGATCAAAACAAACAGTCGGGGCTCTCAGGATGCCTGCGCATCTCGGTGGGAACCCGTGAAGAGTGTGACCGTACTATCGCCGCACTGATGGCATTGCCCGGCGCATCCGTTTCCCTGGAGCAAGCATGAGCAACAAAGTTCTTTTTATCGATCGTGACGGCACGATTATCTCTGAGCCACCCGAGGATTTTCAGGTGGACCGCATGGATAAGCTGGCCTTTGAGCCGGATGTTATCCCCACCCTGCTGGCGCTGCAGAAGGCCGGGTTTCGGCTGGTCATGATCACCAATCAGGATGGTCTGGGCACCGACAGTTTCCCACAGGTGGATTTTGATAGCCCGCACACGCTGATGATGCAGGTGCTGACCTCCCAGGGTATTGCGTTTGATGAGGTGCTGATCTGCCCACATAAGCCGGAAGATAACTGCCACTGTCGCAAACCGAAAACCAGTATGGTGACGCCGTGGCTGGCGGAAGGCGCAATGGACACGAGCAACAGCTTTGTTATTGGTGACCGCACTACCGACCTGCAACTGGCAAGCAATATGGGTATTGCGGGCCTGCACTATTGCAGAGACAGCCTCAACTGGCAGGCTATTGGTAAGCAGCTCACGCAACGTGATCGCCATGCGCTGGTTGAGCGCAATACCAAAGAAACACAAATTCGCGCTGAAGTCTGGTTGGATCGCGAAGGAGACAGCCAGTTCAATACCGGCGTCGGTTTTTTTGACCATATGCTTGACCAGATCGCTATACACGGTGGCTTCCGCATGAATATTCATGTGAAAGGCGATCTCTACATTGACGATCACCACACGGTAGAAGACACCGGGCTGGCGCTGGGGGAAGCGCTACTGAAAGCACTGGGTGACAAACGCGGCATTGGCCGTTTTGGATTTGTTCTGCCGATGGATGAATGTCTGGCCCGCTGCGCGCTGGATATTTCCGGCCGACCGCATCTGGAATATAAAGCTGAGTTTAATTATCAGCGCGTGGGTGATTTAAGCACCGAGATGGTGGAACACTTTTTCCGCTCGCTATCTTATTCCATGGCCAGCACGCTGCACCTGAAAACCAAGGGTAAGAACGATCATCACCGCGTGGAAAGTCTGTTTAAAGCCTTTGGCCGCACCCTGCGCCAGGCAATTCGCGTTGACGGCAACACCCTGCCCAGCTCGAAAGGAGTGCTGTAAATGAAAGTGGTGATCCTCGATACTGGCTGCGCCAATCTCTCCTCGGTAAAATGGGCGATTCAGCGTCTGGGCTACCAGCCAGAGGTCAGCCGCGAGGCTGATATTGTGCTTCAGGCCGACAAGCTCTTTCTGCCCGGCGTCGGCACCGCCCAGGCTGCCATGACCCAGTTGCAGGCGCGGGGTTTGATCCCGCTGATTAAAACCTGTACTCAGCCGGTGCTGGGTATCTGCCTCGGCATGCAGCTACTGGGCACGCAAAGCGATGAAAGTGGAGGCATTCCCACGCTGGGCATTATCGAACAACCGGTGATTCAGATGCAGGACGTTGGCCTGCCACTGCCGCATATGGGGTGGAACCAGATCTCCGCTCAGGTCGGTAACCATCTGTTTCGGGGTATCCCGGACAGCTCATATTTCTATTTTGTTCACAGCTATGCCATGCCGCTAAACGCCAACACCATTGCACAATGTAACTATGGTGAACCCTTTACCGCCGCTGTGCAAAAAGACAATTTCTTTGGTGTGCAGTTTCACCCGGAACGCTCCGGCGCAGCAGGCGCACAGCTGTTGAAAAACTTTCTGGAGATGTAACGGGCATGATTATTCCCGCATTAGATTTGATTGACGGCAAGGTTGTGCGTCTGCATCAGGGTGATTACGCACAGCAGCGAGACTATGGCAGCGATCCCCTTCCGCACTTACAGGATTATGAGTCACAGGGTGCCGGGGTTCTGCACCTGGTCGACCTGACTGGCGCCAAAGATCCGGCCGCACGGCAGATCCCGCTGCTGGAAAAACTGCTGGCAGGCGTCAGCGTACCGGTGCAGATTGGCGGCGGCATCCGCACCAGAGAAGATGTCGATGCCCTGCTCACTGCCGGTGCCAGCCGCGTAGTGGTCGGCTCCACCGCGGTCCGGCAGCCTGAAGAGGTGCAGGCGTGGATTAATGCATATGGCCCGGAAGCTATCGTGCTGGCGCTGGATGTTCGCATTGACAGCGAAAACCGCAAGGAAGTGGCGATCAGCGGGTGGCAGGAAGCCACGGGCATAACCCTGGAAGAGGTTATCGAACAGTTTCAGCCTGCGGGCCTGAAACACGTTTTGTGCACCGATATTTCCCGCGATGGCACACTGAGCGGCTCGAATGTCGCGCTGTACCGGGAGGTCTCCGCGCGCTACCCGCAAATTGCGTTTCAGTCTTCCGGGGGCATCGGCTCGCTGGCTGATATCAGCGCCCTGCACGGTTCCGGTGCACAAGGGGTCATCGTTGGCCGTGCGCTGCTGGAAGGAAATTTCACCGTGACGGAGGCAATACAATGCTGGCAAAACGGATAATTCCCTGCCTGGACGTGCGTGATGGTCAGGTGGTCAAAGGCGTACAGTTTCGCAACCATGAGATCATTGGTGATATCGTGCCGTTAGCCCAGCGCTACGCTCAGGAAGGCGCAGACGAGCTGGTTTTTTATGATATCACCGCGTCTTCAGATGGCCGGGTGGTGGATAAAAGCTGGGTGTCACGCGTGGCAGAGGTCATTGATATTCCCTTCTGCGTAGCGGGTGGGATTAAGACCGAGGAGGATGCCGCCCAAATACTCTCGTTTGGCGCAGATAAAATTTCCATCAACTCCCCGGCGCTGTCCGATCCTGAACTGATTACCCGCCTTGCTGACCGCTTCGGCGTACAGTGCATCGTGGTCGGAATTGACACCTGGTATGACAGCGAAAGCGGCAAATACCACGTTAACCAATATACCGGAGACGAAAGCCGTACCCGCGTCACCCAGTGGGAAACGCTGGACTGGGTGCAGGAAGTGCAAAAGCGTGGAGCTGGTGAAATCGTGCTTAATATGATGAACCAGGATGGCGTGCGAAACGGCTACGATCTGATTCAGCTGCAAAAGGTTCGCGAGGTTTGTAATGTGCCCCTGATTGCCTCCGGTGGCGCAGGCACCCTTTCGCATTTCCATGAAGCCTTTCGCGATGCTGATGTGGATGGCGCACTGGCTGCGTCGGTGTTCCACAAACAGATTATTAATATCCATGAACTGAAAGCCTTCCTGATTGAAAAAGGTGTGGAGATCCGCGCATGTTAACAGAACAACAGCTGGCCCGGCTCGACTGGGTGAAGACCGACGGTATGATGCCGGCGATCGTGCAGCATGCCGTTTCTGGCGAAGTATTGATGCACGGTTATATGAATCAGCAGGCGCTGGAAAGGACGTTGGAAAGCGGCAAGATAACGTTCTGGTCGCGCACCAAACAGCGTTTATGGACCAAAGGTGAAAGCTCTGAACACTTCCTTAATGTGGTCAGCATCACCCCGGATTGCGATAACGACACGCTATTGGTGCTGGCAAATCCAGCAGGCCCAACCTGCCACCTTGGGACCTCCAGCTGTTTCTCTCCTGCAGCATCTGACTGGACTTTTCTGTATCAGCTTGAGCAGTTGCTGGCCGAGCGGAAAAACGCCGATCCAAAAAGTTCTTACACGGCCAGCCTGTATGCCAGCGGCACCAGGCGTATTGCGCAGAAGGTAGGGGAAGAAGGTGTGGAAACTGCACTGGCAGCGGCCATTAATGACCGCACTGAGCTGACCAATGAAGCTTCCGATTTGATTTATCATTTGCTGGTGCTGCTGCAGGATCAGGATCTTAATCTGAGCACCATCATTGATAACCTGCGTCAACGGCATAAATAGCCGCAGATAGCGGCGTCAGCTACGGACAGATCATAGGCTTACTGAGGGTACAGTCAGGCGAAACCTTCCGCCTGACTGTTTTGGCCAGGCAAACATTATTCTCCATGTGGCAACACGTTATGCGTTATTTCATGAATGCTGCGAGGTAACCGGGTAATGATGATATCTTATGACGGGTCAACAGTTATCGCCGTTGCCAGAACCGCTTGTTTAGGCCAGTAAAAATTCATTTTCGCAGGAAGTTGTTGTTCAGACTCAGCAAGAGGTGATACGTCGAAAAAGTCAACCAGTACAGTCAACGAACCGACAATAAGAAATACCGCTAACTCTTTTTTGAGAGTGCTGGAGCCTTTGGTAATTCTGGCTGCATCTTTTTATATTTCAATGACAGCCCGCTGACTTTATCCGCAGGAATACGGTTGTCCTGTTCCAACCGATAAGGATGACCATTCCATTTCTCAAAGCAGGACTGCCAGTATTCAAACGTCCGCAGATCGTTTGGTGCTCCCGAACACAGGCAGCTGTCAACGTCAAAAAGCGCACAGCGCATACCGAGTGCGATGGCCTCATAGATGAGGGTATCAATGTAAAACTCACCGTTGATGCAGCCATCACGCGAAATCAGCCGCGCCACCGCACGGTGGAAATCTTCTGCTCTACGAAAAGTAAAAGTTCCCAAAACCACAGTATCTGAGGCAGAGTTACTTAAAGGCATTTTTACCCAAATGGTACGTATCAGGCCATTTTCAGCATCGATCCAGCCAAACATCTGGGGATAAGAAGCCACATTAGGGTAACCACGTACACCCCGGACGATAACATCAATCGTCGGGTCATTGACCAACTGCTGAAATTTATTGGCATCATAAAGTGCGGCGTGGTCGCAGGTACCGGTGGTAATGGCACCAGATACAGGCTTGCCCTGTTCTGCTAATGCCTCAAAGTCAATCAGCGCAGGGCAGGCCTGATCTTCTGTCACTTTATCAATTGTTTTGATAATGGCATCAGGGTAAAGCGCCTTCAGCTCTGATGACACAGCCTGATAACCTTCCATGCCCTCGCGTAAAACAAAAACATGCTGCTGCGTCGCAGGCAAATCATATGCAGCCTGAGCAACCATTGGACGTCCTGATACCGGAATAAGCGGTTAAGAGCCTGTCTCAACAGGGCTTTATTCCAGACAATAAGACCACGGGAAAAATGCAACAGGGCCCCGTCATTCTCAGACGTCTTTTCCCGTCGGGTCAGGGGCCGGCGAAACCGGTTCATCCGGCTGTGCGTCCTCCCGACGACCCGGTGACTGGCCATGAAGTTCGTGGTTTACTGGCATCTCATTCCTCTTTACGGGGCGGGATATAAGGCTCGTCACGACGGCTCAACCGGTCTGTTTTCAGCCCGGGCGCTTCGTCGCCTTTGTCCGGGCAGCGTCCGGGTTTTTGCCCCGGACGCCCCGTCTGAAGAGCACCGGGTGTGTCCGCCACCAGTTTGATGTCATGCCGGTTTGCTGCTGCGACCCGTGACAGAGGAAACCAGCCGGCGTCTGTCATCAGACTGGGCTTTACGCCCTGTTTCCCTGTGTCCGTGGGGTAGCGTCCTGTTTTTTGTCCCGGCAGCGGTGATGTTGTCATACCGCCATCCACCGATAACCATGAGCAGTCCGTGCCGTCCGGGTGTTCACAGGCCAGTAATCCGTTCTGCCAGAAACGCCCGAAGACACCTGCGTCTCTCCGTTCCCGGAAGCGCCGGTGCGCAGAATCTGATGAACCTATCCCTGTGGCATTGAGTGCATTCCACTGACAGGCTGTGCTGGGGACGAAGAAAATGGCGTTCATTGCGGCCCGATTATCAACACGTTTTCGGCGTGTACCCGGAGGATGGCGGGTTTTGTGTTCCGGGATAAGCGGGGCCATTTTGTCCCGGAGTTCATCGCTAATCTGCCCTTTACTGCCTGCCATACTTTGCCCTCAGATATGACCGGGGTGCATTATACGATGACGCCTTTTGGGACAGACTCTTAGTCAGGGTATAGCCCTCCCTGCTGAAACGCTGTCCAAGGTCCGCCATGGGAATAACAATGGTGCCCTGAGGAGACGGTTGTATTTTTCCAGACTCAATGGATTTGTGGAAAACATTTGACCAGACATTGTATCCTGCAAGATCTTCTGGGGTACCCCACTGCATAAAATGCTGAACAGGATAGACCACCACAGGCTGTTTATTCGCTAATAGTCGCTTATATGCCAGGTTGACATAATATTCTCCGCCAATATTCAGATTCTGTTCAGGCATGGTAAAAAAGGCGTCAATATTATTTTCGCCGTGGCGAAATAGCAGGCGCCGCTTGAAGCATATTCTTCCATGTGGTTATCGGTGTAGGGCCGTTTTTCCTGAATGTCATCCATCCGTCCATCTGTTTCGCGTATGTAAGCGTAATTTGTCGTACCGAGAGTGTGCGGATAAAATCCTTTATAGGCGGGTACAGCACCTGCACAAGCGTTTTCTTTAACGAAGGTTTAAAATATGTCCAGTCCCAACAGCAGGTAACATCGCAATAATTAACCACAACAGGTTTTGAAGGATCGAGCAGTGCTTCACAGGACGCGATTTTATCCGGGCAGTAAAAAACCACCTGCATAGCAGGTGGCATTGATTTCACCCCACAGGGGCGCACTAAGTCCAGACTCAGAGAGCCTTCCCTTCACACTGCTTTCAGTGGAGGCTAGCTCTCTTCAACTTCATGTTTTTCCTGATACTTCACGTACTTTCTTATCATTTCTTCATTTATACCTACGGTATCGACACAATAACCTCTTGCCCAAAAACCATTCCCCCGCTGCTTGTTCTTACGCAGGCAGGGAAATTTACTGAACAATCGAAGGGCTGTTTTACCCTTTACGTCGCCTGTTACATGGGAAATCGAAAGCCGTGGAGGCACTTTTACCCGCAAATGGACATGGTCTGTCTGGTCATTCAGCTACACTACTTCTACCCCGGGCTGCTCACCTGAGATCCTTATCGGCTTACAGACCTCTTTACCAACATTGTTCCTGAGGATGCGAAACCGGTACCTGGGTGTCCATACGATATGATATTGACAACACCAGAGCACATGAGATGCTTTCTGGAGTCTACTCATGGTTAAATCCCTGACAGTTATGGGGACAACAGATTCGGATTTTCCCATGAGTAGCATGACTGGCAGAGCCAACTTATTGCTGACCACCTCCACAGGAGGTGGTGTTCATGCAGGGATGAAAAAGCTCCCCGAAGGAAGCTTTTTCATAAACGATATTTTATTCCAACCATTCAGTATGGAATACACCTTCTTTATCGGTACGCTTGTAAGTATGCGCCCCAAAATAATCCCGCTGCGCCTGAATCAGATTAGCGGGAAGCACTGCTGAACGATAACTGTCGTAATAAGCGATGGCTGCCGAGAAAGTTGGTGTAGGTATACCATTCTGCACCGCCCAGGCGACGACATCTCGCAGAGCTTGCTGGTACTCGTCCGCAATGTTTTTGAAATACGATGCAAGTAACAGATTGGCGATATCAGCATTGTCAGCGTAGGCATCAGTAATTTTTTGCAGAAACTGGGCACGTATAATACAGCCAGCGCGGAAAATTTTAGCAATCTCACCGTAATTGAGATTCCAGTTATTTTCGCCTGACGCTGCTTTCAACTGAGAAAAGCCCTGAGCATAAGAGACAATTTTACCCAAATACAGGGCACGGCGTACTTTCTCAATAAATTCA from Erwinia tracheiphila harbors:
- the hisC gene encoding histidinol-phosphate transaminase, with translation MSTPIEQLARANVRALIPYQSARRLGGNGDVWLNANEYPLAVPFNLSQQTLNRYPECQPKLVIERYAAYAGVTRDQLLVSRGADEGIELLIRAFCEPGKDAVLFCPPTYGMYSVSAETFGVEYRTVEAQNSWQLNLPAISQKLDGVKLVYVCSPNNPTGNLINPEDIRQLLEMTRGKALVVADEAYIEFCPQATLSGWLKAYPHLVILRTLSKAFALAGLRCGFTLANADVIALLMKVIAPYPLATPVADIAALALSDDGLDLMREHVSTLITNREKLIADLRNCPCVEHVWNSDTNYVLARFSASGMVFKTLWDQGIILRDQNKQSGLSGCLRISVGTREECDRTIAALMALPGASVSLEQA
- the hisB gene encoding bifunctional histidinol-phosphatase/imidazoleglycerol-phosphate dehydratase HisB, producing the protein MSNKVLFIDRDGTIISEPPEDFQVDRMDKLAFEPDVIPTLLALQKAGFRLVMITNQDGLGTDSFPQVDFDSPHTLMMQVLTSQGIAFDEVLICPHKPEDNCHCRKPKTSMVTPWLAEGAMDTSNSFVIGDRTTDLQLASNMGIAGLHYCRDSLNWQAIGKQLTQRDRHALVERNTKETQIRAEVWLDREGDSQFNTGVGFFDHMLDQIAIHGGFRMNIHVKGDLYIDDHHTVEDTGLALGEALLKALGDKRGIGRFGFVLPMDECLARCALDISGRPHLEYKAEFNYQRVGDLSTEMVEHFFRSLSYSMASTLHLKTKGKNDHHRVESLFKAFGRTLRQAIRVDGNTLPSSKGVL
- the hisH gene encoding imidazole glycerol phosphate synthase subunit HisH translates to MKVVILDTGCANLSSVKWAIQRLGYQPEVSREADIVLQADKLFLPGVGTAQAAMTQLQARGLIPLIKTCTQPVLGICLGMQLLGTQSDESGGIPTLGIIEQPVIQMQDVGLPLPHMGWNQISAQVGNHLFRGIPDSSYFYFVHSYAMPLNANTIAQCNYGEPFTAAVQKDNFFGVQFHPERSGAAGAQLLKNFLEM
- the hisA gene encoding 1-(5-phosphoribosyl)-5-[(5-phosphoribosylamino)methylideneamino]imidazole-4-carboxamide isomerase gives rise to the protein MIIPALDLIDGKVVRLHQGDYAQQRDYGSDPLPHLQDYESQGAGVLHLVDLTGAKDPAARQIPLLEKLLAGVSVPVQIGGGIRTREDVDALLTAGASRVVVGSTAVRQPEEVQAWINAYGPEAIVLALDVRIDSENRKEVAISGWQEATGITLEEVIEQFQPAGLKHVLCTDISRDGTLSGSNVALYREVSARYPQIAFQSSGGIGSLADISALHGSGAQGVIVGRALLEGNFTVTEAIQCWQNG
- the hisF gene encoding imidazole glycerol phosphate synthase subunit HisF, encoding MLAKRIIPCLDVRDGQVVKGVQFRNHEIIGDIVPLAQRYAQEGADELVFYDITASSDGRVVDKSWVSRVAEVIDIPFCVAGGIKTEEDAAQILSFGADKISINSPALSDPELITRLADRFGVQCIVVGIDTWYDSESGKYHVNQYTGDESRTRVTQWETLDWVQEVQKRGAGEIVLNMMNQDGVRNGYDLIQLQKVREVCNVPLIASGGAGTLSHFHEAFRDADVDGALAASVFHKQIINIHELKAFLIEKGVEIRAC
- the hisIE gene encoding bifunctional phosphoribosyl-AMP cyclohydrolase/phosphoribosyl-ATP diphosphatase HisIE; amino-acid sequence: MLTEQQLARLDWVKTDGMMPAIVQHAVSGEVLMHGYMNQQALERTLESGKITFWSRTKQRLWTKGESSEHFLNVVSITPDCDNDTLLVLANPAGPTCHLGTSSCFSPAASDWTFLYQLEQLLAERKNADPKSSYTASLYASGTRRIAQKVGEEGVETALAAAINDRTELTNEASDLIYHLLVLLQDQDLNLSTIIDNLRQRHK